The window CGGCGACGGCTGCCTGATGGAAGGCGTGTCGCAGGAGGCCATTGCACTTGCCGGCCGCCTGAAGCTGAACAAGCTTTGCGTCCTGTGGGACGACAATGAGATCACCATCGACGGCAAGGTCTCGCTGTCGGACGCCACCGACCAGCTGGCCCGCTTCAAGGCCTCGGGCTGGGCGGTCAAGGCCATTGACGGCCACGACCACAAGCAGATCCAGAAGGCCCTGGCCTGGGCGACCAAGCAGTCCAAGCCGACGTTGATCGCCTGCAAGACCAAGATCGGCAAGGGCGCCGCCACCATGGAAGGCAGCCACAAGACCCACGGCGCCGCCCTGGGCGCGACCGAGATCGCCGCCACGCGCACGGCCCTGCACTGGCCCTTCGCCCCGTTCGAAATGCCGGAAGGCATCCAGAAGGCCTGGGCCAAGGTCGGCAAACAGGGCGCCAAGACCCGCAAGGCCTGGGAAGCCCGCCTGCTGAACCACGCCCAGCGCGACGACTTCACCCGCGCCATGGCCGGCGACCTGCCCACCGGCGCCTTCGAGGCGCTGGACGCCAAGCTGAAGCAACTGGTCGCCGACAAGCCTGCGCTGGCCACCCGCCAGTCCTCGGGCGAGGCTCTGGAGACGGTGTTCAACGCCATCCCCGAGATGATCGGCGGCTCGGCCGACCTGACCGGCTCGAACAACACCTTCGTCAAGGACACCCAGATCCTCGACGCCCCTGACTACGCCGGCCGTTACCTGAACTACGGCATTCGCGAGTTCGGCATGGCCGCGGCGATGAACGGCCTGGCCCTGCACGGCGGGGTCATCCCCTACGGCGGCACCTTCATGGCGTTCGCGGACTACAGCCGTCCGGCCATCCGCCTGGGCGCCCTGATGGGCGTGCGCGCGATCCACGTCCTGACCCACGACTCCATCGGTCTGGGCGAAGACGGCCCGACCCACCAGCCGGTCGAGCACCTGGCTGCGCTTCGCGCCATTCCCAACCTGATGGTCTTCCGCCCTGCGGACACCGTCGAGGCGCTGGAGTGCTGGCAGGTCGCCCTGCAGCACAAGAAGACGCCGTCGGGCATGTGCCTGTCGCGTCAGAAGACCCCGGCGGTCCGCCTGACCGACGCCGGCGAGAACCTGTCGCGCAAGGGCGCCTATGAGCTGAAGGCCGCCAACGGCGTGGCGAAAGTCACCCTGTTCGGCACCGGTACCGAAGTCGCCCTGGCGCTGAAGGCCGCCGAGACCCTGGAGGCCGAAGGCGTGCCGACCCGCGTGGTCTCGGTCCCCTGCTTCGAACTGTTCGAGCAGCAGCCCAAGGCCTATCAGGACGCCGTCATCGGCCGCGGCACCGTCCGCGTCGCCGTGGAAGCCGCGATCAAGCAGGGCTGGGAACGCTTCATCGGCGAGGACGGCGGCTTTGTCGGCATGACCGGCTTCGGCGCCTCGGCCCCGGCCGAAGTCCTCTACCGCGAGTTCGGCATCACCGCCGAGGCCGTGGTCGAAGCCGCCAAGGCCCGGCTCTAAGCCTGATGCGCCGCCTCGCCCTCGTCCTCAGCTTCGGCTTGTCGATGGCGGGCGGCGCAACCGCCTTCGCCGAGACGGTCGAAGTCGCCCCCGTGGTCGAGACGCCCGTCGTCATCGGCCGCTCCTACGCCCTGCCCTCAGCCGTCATGAACCAGACGCGCGAGATCAACGTTTGGCTGCCGCCCGGCTATGACAAAGGCAGCCAAACCTATCCCGTCCTCTATGTCCTCGACGGCGGTCAGGATCAGGACTTCCACCACATCTCGGGCATCGCCCAGCTAGGCACCATCGTCGGCACGACCCGCGACGTCATCGTCGTGGGGATCGCCTCGGTCGACCGCCGCAATGAGCTGGCCCTGCCGACCGAGAACGCCGAATTGATCGCCCGTTACCCGACGCAGGGACAGTCCGAACGCTTCCGCCGCTTCGTCTCCGACGAGGTCATGCCCTTCATCGAGGGCCGCTTCCGCACCAGCGGCGAGACGGCCCTGATGGGCGAGTCCCTGGCCGGGCTGTTCGTGGTTGAGACCTTCCTGAAAGAGCCGCAGATGTTCGACGCCTATGTCGCCGTCAGCCCCAGCCTGTGGTGGGACGGCGGCAAGCTGGCGCGGCAGTCGGGGGCGCATCTGCGCGACCACTCCAATGACCCGCACACCCTGATCCTGACGCTCGGCGACGAGGGCGAGGAGATGCAGGCGCCGATGGACGTACTGACCGCCAACCTGCGCGACCACGCCCTGCCCGGCGTCAAATGGGACTTCACCCCGCGCCCAAGCGAGACCCACGCCAGCATCTATCACGGCGCCGCCCTGGACGCCTTCCGCCGCTTCTATGCGGTGCCGGCGCCCGAGACCACCCCATGAGCCATCTCGGCGCCGTCAGCCTGCTGGTCCGCGACTATGACGAGGCCATCGCCTTCTACGTCGGCAAGCTGGGTTTCGACCTCAGCGAAGACACCGACATGGGCGGCGGCAAACGCTGGGTGCGGGTCACGCCCAAAGGCGGCCAGACCTCCCTGCTGCTGGCCCGCGCCGCGACGCCGGAACAACTGGCCCGTATCGGCGATCAGGCCGGCGGCCGCGTCTGGCTGTTCCTCTATACCGACGACTTGATGCGTGATCACGCCGCCTGGCTGGAGGCCGGCGTCGTCTTCCGCGAAACGCCCCGTCACGAAGCCTATGGCAAGGTGGTGGTCTTCGAAGACCTCTACGGCAACGCCTGGGACCTGATCGAACCCGCTACCGGAGTCTGAGCCATGAAGATCGGCACGCCGCTTACCGACCACGCCACCCGCGTCATGCTGCTCGGCTCGGGCGAACTGGGCAAGGAGGTGGCTGTCGAGCTGCAGCGTCTGGGCGCCGAGGTGATCGCGGTCGACCGCTATCCCAACGCCCCGGCCATGCAGGTGGCCCACCGCAGCCACGTCATCCCCATGACAGATCCTCAGGTGCTGAACGGGATCATCATGGCCGAGGCCCCGCACATCATCGTGCCGGAAATCGAGGCCATCGCCACCGACGCCCTGGCGGCCATCGAGGCGGCGGGCCTGGCCCGCGTCATCCCCACCGCCCGCGCCACCCAACTGACCATGAACCGCGAGGGCATCCGCCGTCTGGCCGCCGAGACCTTGAGCCTGCCGACCAGCCCCTACGCCTTTGCCGGATCGGCCGAAGAACTGGCGGCGGGGGCCGAGGCCGTCGGCTTCCCCTGCTTCGTCAAGCCGGTGATGTCGTCGTCGGGCAAGGGCCAGTCCTATGTCGAGAGCGCGGCCGCCGTCGCCGAGGCTTGGACCTATGCCGAGGCCTCGGGCCGGGTCGCGGGGGGCCGGGTCATCGTCGAGGGCAAGATCGACTTCGACTATGAGATCACCCTGCTGACCGTGCGGTCGTTGCGCGACGGCGCCGTCCGCACCGACTTCTGCGCCCCCATCGGCCATCGCCAGCAGAAGGGCGACTACGTCGAGAGCTGGCAGCCGCAGATCATGAGCGAGGCCGCACTGAAGGCGGCGCAAGACATCGCGGGCAAGGTGACGGAGGCACTGGGCGGCCTCGGCGTCTTCGGCGTCGAGCTGTTCGTCACCGGCGATCAGGTCTGGTTCTCGGAGGTTTCGCCGCGTCCGCACGATACGGGTTTAGTGACGCTGGCCACCCAGACCATGAGCGAGTTCGCCCTGCACGCCCGCGCCATCCTCGGCCTGCCGGTGGACGTGTCCTTGCGCGAGCCGGGCGCCAGCGCCGTCATCTACGGTGGCCTGGAGGCCGAGGGCGTGGTGTTCGAAGGCGTGGCCGAGGCCCTGTCGGTGCCGACCGCCGACCTGCGTCTGTTCGGCAAGCCCGAGGCCTTCGAGCGTCGCCGCATGGGTGTGGCCCTGGCCCGCGGCGCCGACACGGATCAGGCCCGCCAGCGCGCGACCGAGGCGGCGGGCAGGGTTCGGGTCATCAGGCCCTGATGCCTCTTTCCTCCCCATGAAATGGGGAGGAAAGCAGCGCCTGCGCCGCCGCAAAGCTTGCCCTGATTGTAAATAAAGCGGCTAACCTTCGACTTTAGTCGGTTGGCGCCCGGGCCCTAATGGGTCCAGAAATGACGAAAGGTCGCACCAAGTCGGCCCGGAGGACCGTTTCGCCATGGGCAAGCTCAAGACCGCGCTAATTTTTGGCGCCATCGCCATACTGGGGGCGGTGGCCGTCGCCGTCATCGCCCTGCACCAGGGCGAGAGCATCAGCGCCGTGTGGATCGTGGTGGCGGCGCTGTGCGTCTACGCCATCGCCTACCGCTTCTACGCCCGCTATCTGGCCGGTAAGGTCATGGGGCTGAACGCGAAACGGCCCACGCCGGCCGTGCGGCACAACGACGGGCTGGACTATGTGCCCACGCCCCGCAACGTCCTGTTCGGGCACCACTTCGCGGCCATCGCGGGCGCGGGACCACTGGTCGGGCCGGTGCTGGCGGCGCAGATGGGCTATCTGCCCGGCGTCTTGTGGATCCTCGTCGGCGCCGTTCTGGCGGGCGCGGTGCAGGACATGATGGTCCTGTTCATGTCCACCCGCCGCGACGGTCGCTCGCTGGGCGACATGGTCCGCACCGAGATGGGCCCCATCCCCGGCATCATCGCCCAGGTCGGCGTGCTGATGATCATGGTCATCATTCTGGCGGTTCTGGCGCTGGTGGTGGTCAAGGCCCTGGCCGAGAGCCCGTGGGGAACCTTCACCGTCGCCGCCACCATCCCCATCGCCGTCTTCATGGGCCTCTACACCCGCTACCTGCGGCCCGGCCGCGTGGGCGAGGTCTCGGTCATCGGCGTGGTCCTGCTGATCCTGGCCATCATCGGCGGCGGTCATATCGCGGCTGATCCCTTCTGGGGCCCGGCCTTCACCCTGTCGGGCACGACGCTGGCCATCGCCATGATGGCCTACGGCTTCGTCGCCTCGGTCATTCCGGTCTGGCTGCTGCTGGCGCCGCGCGACTACCTGTCCACCTTCCTGAAGATCGGCGCCATCCTGGCCCTGGCCGTCGGCATCCTGATCGTGCGCCCACACGTGCAGATGCCCGCCATCACCCCCTTCATCGACGGCAGCGGCCCGGTCTTCTCCGGCGCCCTCTTCCCCTTCCTCTTCATCACCATCGCTTGCGGCGCCGTCTCGGGCTTCCACGCCCTGATCTCGTCGGGCACCACGCCCAAGCTGCTGGAGAACGAGAACCAGATCCCGCTGATCGGCTATGGCGCCATGCTGTGCGAAAGCTTTGTGGCCATCATGGCCCTCATCGCCGCCACGGTGCTGGACCCGGCCGTCTATTTCGCCATGAACAGCCCGGTCAGCATCATCGGCGACAACGCGGCCTCGGCCGCCGCCGCCGTGGCCCAGTGGGGCTTCCACATCACCCCCGGCGAGCTGGAGCAACTGGCCCGCGACGTGGGCGAGCACTCCATCCTGTCGCGCGCGGGGGGCGCCCCGACCCTGGCCGTCGGCATGGCCCACATCCTGTCGGGCATCATCGGCGGCAAGGCCATGATGGCCTTCTGGTACCACTTCGCCATCCTGTTCGAGGCCCTGTTCATCCTGACCACGGTCGATGCCGGCACCCGCGTCTGCCGTTTCATGATCCAGGATCTGCTGGGCGTCGCCATGCCGAAAATGCGCGAGACCAAGTCCTGGACCGCCAACGTCGTGGCCACGGCCCTGACGGTCGGCCTGTGGGGCTACTTCCTCTACACCGGCGTGGTCGATCCCCTTGGCGGCATCAACAGCCTGTGGCCGCTGTTCGGCATCGCCAACCAGATGCTGGCCGCCGTCGCCCTGATCCTGGGCACCGTGGTCCTGTTCAAGATGAAGCGCGAGCGCTTCGCCTGGGCCACGGCGGTTCCGGCGGTCTGGCTGCTGATCTGCACCCTGACGGCGGGCTTCCAGAAGCTGTTGCACCCCGACGTCAAGATCGGCTTCCTGGCCCATGCGCGGAAGTATCAGGACGCCCTGACCGCTGGCGACCTGCTGGCTCCGGCCAAGACGGCGGGCGACATGCACCGGATCATCATCAACGACTACGTCAACTCGGCCCTGACGGCGGGCTTCCTGTTCGTGGTCCTGACCATGGTGGTTTACGGCGTGCGCGCCTGCCTCAAGGCCCGGAAGATCAACCACCCGACCGTGGTCGAGCAGCCCGCCGCCCACGAGCTGACGCTGGAAGACGAAGCCATGGACATGGCCCGTGGCTAGGTCCTCGCCCGTCCCCCCGGAACCGGCTGGCGGCGCAGACCTGCTCTGCGTCTGCCGCGACACTCTGGTGCGGTGGGGCAAGGACGCCCGCCGCACCGCCAGCCTCATGGTCGGCCAGCCCGACTATGAGGTCTATGTCGCCCACGCCGAGGCGACGCACCCCGAGCAGCCGCCGCTGGACCGCACCGCCTTCTTCCGCCTGCACGAAGCGCGGCGTTTCGGGTCCGGCGGGGCTTTCCGCTGCTGCTGAGACGACCTTACCGCGAGTTCACTCGTCAAGCCGGGGCGACGGCATAAGCTGAGGGCATGAAAGCCCCCGCCCTCAGCCTCGTCGCCGCCCTGATGCTCGCCGCCTCGCCCGCGCTGGCGCGACAGGCCGAGGCCCCCGCTGCGCCCCGCGTGGTCGTCAACCAGATCGCCGCCGCCATCCGCGACGCCTATTTCGACCCCGCCAAGGCCGAGACCATCGCCGCCGCGCTGGAGGCCGAGGCCGCACAGGGCCGCTACGACGGGCTGACCGATCCACGCGATCTGGAAACGGCGCTGACCGCGCGGCTGGAACCCTGGGACCAACACTTCAGCGTGGGCCGCCCCGCGCCCTCAACGCCCGCCGCACCATCGGCGTCCGCGTCATCAAGCCTCGTCCCGGCGCCCTTCCCCGTGGTCGCCGCCCGCACCGGGCAAGGCTTCCGCGCAGTTGAGATCCTGCCCGGCAATGTCGGCCTGATCGACATGCGCTTTTTCGCCAACTTCGACGGGCCCGACGATCCCGCCCGCAAACAGGTCGACGCCGCGCTTCAGCTGGTTTCCAACACCGACGCCGTCATCATCGACCTGCGCAACAACGGCGGCGGTTCGCCCGCCATGGTCGGCTATCTGGTCAGCGCCTTCGTCGGGCCGGACGCCGATGTCTACAACCGCTTCCATTCCCGCCAGGGTGAAAGCCGCGAGGCCCCGGCCCATCCCTATGCCGCGCCGCGTGTGGACGTGCCGGTCTATGTCCTGATCAGCGCCCGCACCGGCTCGGCGGCGGAAGCCTTCGCCTACACGCTGCAAGCCGCCAAGCGCGCGACCATCGTTGGCGAGACCTCGGGCGGCGCGGCCAATCCGGGCGGTCCCGTCTTCACGCCCTCGGGCTATCGCGCCTTCATCTCCACCGGCTCTCCGACCAATCCCCTGACCGGCGGCAACTGGGAGAAGATCGGCGTCCGCCCCGACGTGGCCGTCCCCGCCGAGGACGCGCTGGACACAGCCTGGAAGGCCGCCCTTGCAGCTCAATCAAGCGCTGCGCCCGCCGCCGCGACCGAAGCCGCCTGGGTCCGCGAAGCCCTGAACGCGAACCCCGCAGCCCTCGACCTCGCCCCCTACCTCGGCGCCTACGGCGGTTCCGTGGTCCAGGCCAGCGATGACGGCCTGACGTGGAAGAACGAGCGCCGTCCGGCCTGGCGGCTGCGTCCCCTCTCCCCCGACCTCTTCTTCGACGTGGACGAACCCTATCGCCGCATCCGTTTCGTCCGTGACGAGGCGGGCCGTGTCACGGCGCTGGAGGTCCTGGACAGCCAGACAGGCCTCAGCCGCCTGCTGCGCCGCGCCGCCTAGGTCGGCTTTCCGTTACAGGCGATCACACCTTGTTACGGCGACGGGGTTGCAACCGCGCGCGCTCCGTCCCACTAAGGCGCCAATCATAACCGCCCTCGCTCAGGAGACCTCCCCATGACCGTTCGCGTCGCCATCAACGGCTTCGGCCGCATCGGCCGCCTCGTGCTTCGCTCGATCGTCGAGCATGGCCGCAAGGACATCGAGGTCGTGGCGATCAACGACCTGGGTCCGGTCGAGACCAACGCCCACCTGCTGCGCTATGACTCGGTGCACGGCCGCTTCCCCGGCACCGTGACGAGCGGAGAGGACTGGATCGACGTCGGCACCGGCAAGATCAAGGTCACCGCCGAGCGCGATCCGGCCAACCTGCCCCACGCCGAACTGAAGGTCGACATCGCCTTTGAGTGCACCGGCATCTTCACCTCCAAGGACAAGGCCTCGGCCCACCTGAAGGCCGGCGCCAAGCGCGTCCTGGTCTCTGCCCCCGCCGACAACGCCGACAAGACCATCGTCTTCAAGGTCAACCATGAGACCCTGACCGCCGACGACATCGTCGTGTCGAACGGCTCGTGCACCACCAACGCCCTGGCCCCGGTGGCCAAGGTGCTGAACGACCTGTTCGGCATCGAGCGCGGCTACATGACCACCATCCACGCCTACACCGGCGACCAGCCGACGCTGGATACGATGCACAAGGATCTGTACCGCGGCCGCGCCGCCGCCCTGTCCATGATCCCGACCTCGACCGGCGCCGCCAAGGCCCTGGGCCTGGTCCTGCCGGAACTGAAGGGCAAGCTGGACGGCTCGTCCATCCGCGTCCCGACCCCGAACGTCTCGGTCGTCGATCTGAAGGTCGTCGCCGCCCGCGACGTCACCGTCGAGGAAATCAACGCCGCGCTGCAAGCCGCCGCCGACGGCCCGATGAACGGCGTCCTGTTCACCACGACCGACCCGCTGGTCTCGTCGGACCTGAACCACATCGCCGCCTCGTCGACCGCCGCCCTGCCGCAAACGCAAGTCATCGACGGCAAGCTGGCCCGCGTCCTGAGCTGGTACGACAACGAGTGGGGCTTCGCGACCCGCATGGCCGACACCGCCCTGGTGATGGCCAAGTTCCTCTAAAAGCGAAATGCTGAGCCCTCTCCCGCTGGGAGAGGGCTTGAGCGCCCAAGAGCCGAAGGCGATTGGCTGCGCGAAAGGGTGAGGGTCGGCGGCCATGACTGTGGAACGCACCGCGTTCGCCCGCACGCTTCGACAAAAGTCCGGCCTTGCCGAACAGCGCGTCTGAGCCTTGTTACGCAGCGGCCGGATCGACGGGCACAAGTTCCGTCGCCAGCATCCGATCAGCCGATATGTCGCGGATTTCGCCTGCGACCACCTGCGGTTGGTGGTCGAGATCGACGGCGGCATTCACGATCAAGACGGCGTTGTAGCCCGCGACCACCTGAGACAGACCGAGCTCGAAGCCCTGGGATGGACCGTCCTGCGCTTCACCAACACCCAGGTGTTGAGCGAGCCCGAGCTCATCGCCGCCGCCATTCGCGCGCACGCGGCTTGATCACGCCCTGACCACGGCTTACGCCGACTGATACGTTCGACCCTCATCCGGCCCTGCGGGCCACCTTCTCCCACAGGGAGAAGGAAGACTTGGAACTGCTCCCCATGACCTTCCGCACCCTCGACGACGCCGCTGACCTGTCCGGCCGGACCGCTCTGGTCCGCGTGGACTTCAACGTGCCGATGGAGGGCGGCAAGGTCAGCGACGACACCCGCCTGAAGGCCGCCCTGCCCACCATCCACCGCCTGCGCGAAGCCGGCGCCAAGGTCGTCCTGCTGGCCCACTTCGACCGTCCCAAGGGCGAGCGCGTGGCCTCCATGAGCCTGCGCCCCGTGGTCGAGCCGCTGGAGCTGCTGCTGCACGGCCCCGTCCGCTTCGCCGACGACTGCGTGGGCGACGAGGCCAAGGCCGCCGTGGCCGATCTGGACGCCGGCGGCGTGCTGCTGCTGGAGAACGTCCGCTTCCACAAGGGCGAGGAAATGAACGACCCCGCCTTCGCCGCGCAACTGGCGGAACTGGGCGACCTCTACGTCAACGACGCCTTCTCGGCCGCCCACCGCGCCCACGCCTCGACCGAGGGGCTGGCCCGCCTGCTGCCCGCCTATGCCGGCGAGGCCATGAAGCGCGAGCTTCAGGCGCTGGACGCTGCGCTGGGCGCTCCGCAAAAGCCCGTCATCGGCATCGTCGGCGGGGCCAAGGTCTCGACCAAGCTGGACCTGCTCAAGAACCTGGTCGCCAAGCTGGACTACCTGGCCATCGGCGGCGGCATGGCCAACACCTTCCTGCACGCGCAAGGCGTCGATGTCGGCGGTTCGCTGTGCGAGAAGGACCTGGCCGACACCGCGCGCGAGATCATCGAGGAAGCCCGTCAGAAGGGCTGCGAGCTGCTGCTGCCGGTCGATGTGGTCGTGGCCAAGGGCGTGAAGCCGGGCATCGAGTCGGGCGTGCGCGCCCTGGACCGCATCGCCGCCGACGACCTGATCCTGGACGCCGGTCCTGAAACCGTCGCCCGTCTGGCCCGCGCCATGGACCTGTCGAAGACCCTGATCTGGAACGGCCCCCTGGGCGTGTTCGAGGTCCCGCCCTTCGACAAGGCCACCGTGGCCGCCGCCAAACACGCCGCCGAACTGGCCAAGGCCGGCAAGCTGGTCGCCGTCGCCGGCGGCGGCGACACCGTCGCGGCCCTGAACCACGCGGGCGTGGCCGACGACATGACCTTCGTCTCCACCGCCGGCGGCGCCTTCCTGGAATGGATGGAGGGCAAGGTCCTGCCGGGCGTCGAGGCCCTGCGCGCCTGACCTGACCTTTTTCCGGATCTTTCAGCCCCGTCTCTTTGCAGAGACGGGGTTTTCTTTGCCACAGGCTTTACAGAACACCGGATTGGTCCTGTTACACGGCGTGACTTCCATCCGCCTCCGGGCTAAAGCCTCCGCAAAATAATATTGGCTCAGGAGACTACCCATGGCGCGCATCACGCTGCGACAGTTGCTCGATCACGCGGCGGAAAACGACTACGGCCTGCCCGCCTACAACATCAACAACATGGAGCAGGGTCTGGCGATCATGGAGGCGGCCCACGAGGTCAACGCCCCGGTCATCATCCAGGCCTCGCGCGGCGCCCGCAACTACGCCAACGACATCATCCTGGCCAAGCTGATCGACGGCCTGGCCGAGCTGTATCCGCACATCCCGGTCTGCATGCACCAGGATCACGGCAACGGCCCGGCGACCTGCGCCACCGCCATCCAGTACGGCTTCACCTCGGTGATGATGGACGGCTCGCTGGAAGAAGACGCCAAGACCCCCGCCTCGTATGAATACAACGTCGACGTCACCCGTCGCGTCACCGAAATGGCCCACAGCTGCGGCGTCTCGGTCGAGGGTGAACTGGGCGTGCTCGGCTCACTGGAGACCGGCATGGGCGAGGCCGAAGACGGCCACGGCTTCGAGGGCAAGCTGGACCACTCGCAACTGCTGACCGACCCGGATCAGGCCGTCGACTTTGTCAAGGCCACCAAGGTCGACGCCCTGGCCATCGCCATGGGCACCTCGCACGGCGCCTACAAGTTCACGCGCCAGCCGGACGGCGACGTCCTGGCCATGAACGTGATCGAGGAAATCCACCGTCGCCTGCCCAACACCCACCTGGTGATGCACGGCTCGTCCTCGGTGCCGCAGGACCTGCAGGACATCATCAACGCCTACGGCGGCCAGATGCCCCAGACCTGGGGCGTGCCGGTCGAGGAAATCCAGCGCGGCATCAAGCACGGCGTGCGCAAGATCAACATCGACACCGACAACCGCATGGCCATCACCGGCGCCATCCGCAAGGTTCTGGCCGAGAAGCCCAGCGAGTTCGACCCGCGCGCCTATCTGAAGCCCGCCAAGGAAGCCATGAAGAAGCTGTGCATCGAGCGCTACCAGCAGTTCGGCTGCGAGGGGCAGGCCTCCAAGATCAAGCCCCTGTCCACCGCCCAGATGGCCAAGCTCTACGCCGCTGGCGACCTGGATCCGCGCATCGGCTGATCGGCCTCAACAGGTCAGACTGACTGAAACGCCCGCCTTCTTGCCGAAGGCGGGCGTCTTCATTTTCACCACACCCCATACCTTCCACCGACGGCCCCGATCACCGCCCGCGCCTCGATCTCGGCATAACGCAGCTCCTCCTCGGCCCGGCGCGCATCGCG of the Brevundimonas pondensis genome contains:
- a CDS encoding phosphoglycerate kinase — encoded protein: MTFRTLDDAADLSGRTALVRVDFNVPMEGGKVSDDTRLKAALPTIHRLREAGAKVVLLAHFDRPKGERVASMSLRPVVEPLELLLHGPVRFADDCVGDEAKAAVADLDAGGVLLLENVRFHKGEEMNDPAFAAQLAELGDLYVNDAFSAAHRAHASTEGLARLLPAYAGEAMKRELQALDAALGAPQKPVIGIVGGAKVSTKLDLLKNLVAKLDYLAIGGGMANTFLHAQGVDVGGSLCEKDLADTAREIIEEARQKGCELLLPVDVVVAKGVKPGIESGVRALDRIAADDLILDAGPETVARLARAMDLSKTLIWNGPLGVFEVPPFDKATVAAAKHAAELAKAGKLVAVAGGGDTVAALNHAGVADDMTFVSTAGGAFLEWMEGKVLPGVEALRA
- the fba gene encoding class II fructose-bisphosphate aldolase (catalyzes the reversible aldol condensation of dihydroxyacetonephosphate and glyceraldehyde 3-phosphate in the Calvin cycle, glycolysis, and/or gluconeogenesis) gives rise to the protein MARITLRQLLDHAAENDYGLPAYNINNMEQGLAIMEAAHEVNAPVIIQASRGARNYANDIILAKLIDGLAELYPHIPVCMHQDHGNGPATCATAIQYGFTSVMMDGSLEEDAKTPASYEYNVDVTRRVTEMAHSCGVSVEGELGVLGSLETGMGEAEDGHGFEGKLDHSQLLTDPDQAVDFVKATKVDALAIAMGTSHGAYKFTRQPDGDVLAMNVIEEIHRRLPNTHLVMHGSSSVPQDLQDIINAYGGQMPQTWGVPVEEIQRGIKHGVRKINIDTDNRMAITGAIRKVLAEKPSEFDPRAYLKPAKEAMKKLCIERYQQFGCEGQASKIKPLSTAQMAKLYAAGDLDPRIG